TCTGAAAATGCCGTGGATAATATAAATCTTACCATAAAGGAAGGAGAATTTGTATTGATAGCCGGTCCTTCGGGCTGCGGCAAATCGACGCTGTTAAGGCTGTTTAACGGCATTGTCCCCGGATTCTATGGCGGGACCATTGGGGGAAAGGTAATGCTAAAAGGGAAAGATATAGAACATATGGACAGGCAGGATATATTGAAGACGGTAGGGATGGTTTTTCAGGATCCGGAAAAGCAAATGGTCCTCCAGGACGTGGAAAGAGAGATAGCCTTTGGACTTGAGAATTTGGTCATGGATTTGGACAGCATGAAGAGAAATGTGGCGGAATCCATGTCTTTCCTCGGGCTAAATGAAATAAGAGACAGAAAAAATACGGAAATATCGGGGGGGCAAAAGCAGAGGGTAGCCATAGCTTCCGTCATGGCTATGGATCCGGATATAGTTGCCTTTGATGAACCCATATCCCAGCTGGATCCCATAGGCGGGGAAGAAGTGTTAAATTCCATTAAAAGACTTAACCGGGACCTGGGAAAAACTGTAGTTATGGTGGAACAAAGGCTGGACAGGTGCTTTCATCTGGCGGACAGGATAATTTTTATGGAGGACGGAAAGATCATTGCCGAAGGAAGCCCCCAAAGTATTCCAAAAATTATAGAAAGAAAATGTCATCTTCCAAATATTACATATATTTTTAAGAAATCAGGAAGAGACAGGCTCCCTGTAACCATAAGAGAAGGAAGAGAATATATAAAGGATATTGAATTTGATTACCGCCCTCAAAAAGAGCATCTTCCCCTGGGGAACGTCGTCGTGGAAGCAAATAAAGTAAACTTTGAATATGAAAAAGGGAAGAAGACATTAAAAGATATAGACTTTGTGCTGCACCGCGGAGAAATAATGGCGGTAATGGGGGAAAATGGTGCGGGGAAAAGTACATTTTTCAAGATTATCGCAGGCCTTATCGAGGAATATAACGGCAGGATTGTGGTAAATGGCAAGAATTTAAAAAAAATTATTATGGAAGACAGAATAAAGAAAATAGGATATCTTTCTCAAAATCCCAACGATTATTTCGGAAGGAGCAATGTGTTTAAAGAAGTGGCTTACACTCTGGAAAATATAGGCCAATACGATGAGAAGAGGGTAAAGAGCCTTTTAGAAATATTAAATATCGGACATTTGAAGGATAGAAACCCCAGGGATTTAAGCGGAGGGGAAAAACAGAGGGTAGCCATTGCCTGTACCATGGCAGCAGATCCGGACATAGTAATTTTAGACGAGCCTACCCGGGGTATGGACGGAGAAAGCAAGGAACAATTAGGAAGCATTATCAGGGATTTATCCCATAGGGGAAAAGCAGTGGTGCTTATAACCCATGACTCGGATTTTGCGGCAGACTATGCTACCACCGTTACTCTTATGTTTCACGGGGAAATAGTGGCTAAAGGCTGGACAGAAGACATACTTTACGGCTCCATGTATTACTCTCCCCAGATTGCTAAAATTTTTAAAGACAAGTACAGAATTGTAAATTCCCGGGAAGCAATAGAACTTTTAAAGGTGGTATAAAATGAAAAGAAAAATAAAGCCCGAGCTCATTATCATTTTGTTTTTTGCAGTCATATTATTCTTAGTCACTTATTTCAATGTGGATGCAGCAGTCTCGGTGCTTATAAGCTGTGCCGCGATTATGGTATCCTTTGTAATCATATTTGAAATGAGGGAAATAGATGCAAAAACCATCTGCATACTGGCAACAATATCCGCCATAATCGGCGTTTTAAGGGTGCCTTTTGCAGCTATACCGGGAGTCCAGCCCGTAACCTTCATGTGCGCCGTTACGGGATACAGCATGGGCAGTGTAAACGGTTTTATGGTAGGAGCCATGAGCGCATTTATTTCAAACTTTTTTTTAGGCCATGGACCCTGGACTCTATGGCAGATGATGGGATGGGGCTTGTGCGGAGCTTTTTTCGGGGCTTTTAAAAAGCCCATAAAAAGCGGAGGAATAAACGTTTTTATATTGCTCTGCGGCTTGTGGGGATATATTTACGGCTTCATACTGAACCAATGGTATTTATTGCAATATATAAGGCCTGTTACTTTAAAAGCAATTTTAATCGGAAGCATTTTAAGCTTTTCATACGACAGCATGCATGCTTTGGGGAATATAGTGTTTTCCAGAGTATTTGGAAAGAGCTTTATAGAAGTTCTGGAAAGGTACAATAGGAGAAATAAAATAGTCAGGATAATGAATGATAATGAAACGGAAAGCAAGGTGCGGGACTATGCTTAAAAAAAGGATGTTGATTTTAATATGCTTAATATTGATTGTCTCTTTAACTGCATGCGGGAGAAAACAGGGGACAAGGGTTATAACAAATAATGAAAATGTGAAGGTTGAGACAGAAAGCAGTGAAAATAACAAACTAGAAGAAAATGTGGATACCAGCATATATAAGGACTATAAAGGTCCGGTACAGGGTGAAATAAAGTATCAGGAAGGCCGGCCGGCATCACAGAATTCACAGGAATTGAAAGCCAGCGGGGATATAGAAAGCCCCTATCAAATAGATTTAATCGTAACAAGAGACTTCGGCTATAATAAAATGTTTTCCAAAAATGTAGGGCTGGTTAAAGACGAAGTAGGCATGGAAGTATTGTTCAGAAATTTAGATATACAGACAGCCTACGGAGGAGGCTTTGTAAACTCCATAAACGGCCTGGAATCAAAGTATACATTTTTCAGCGGGGCAGACAGGAGCAAGGAGGACTGGTTTTACTGGGTAAACGGTATACTTGCCCCCATAGGAGTCGCCGAGTACAGGCCGGCACCGGGAGATGTAATATGGTGGGACTATCATGAATGGAATACCACCATGTTCATACCTGCGGTTATAGGTTCTTATCCCCAGCCCTTTAAAAACGGCTTTGGAGGCAAAAATCCCGGTACCGTCATTATGTATACGGAAAACTTCAGGGAAGAAGGGGAAAAGCTTAAAGAAAGCCTTATTTCTCAGGGAGTAGTATCTGTAGACATACTTCCTTATAATGCCGATAAGGTTGAAAAGCCGGAAAAATATACTATTATAATCGGAAGCTTTGATGATATTTCAAAAGACAGCAAGAGGCTGCAGGATATGAACTGGAAAAATAAGATGGAAGGCGTCTATGTGGAATTTGAGGAAGGCAAGTTAAATGCCCTGGATAATACGGGAAAGGTTATCAAAAGCTTTTCAAAAGCCGGCGCCATATACGCAACTGCCGCAGGCATGGGCAGCGTAGTTCCGGTATGGCTGGTAACGGGCAATGATGAAGACAGCATAAAAAAGGCGGCAGAGGTTTTAATTGAAAAACCCGAAAGCATTAAAAATTATTTTCAGGCTGTAATAGCCGGCGATGAAATTATACAAATACCATATATACAGTAAACTTTACGGGATGTGAGGATATGGAATTGCACTTTAAAAAAATAAGGACAATTTTTCTGCTGTGTTTTGCCTTTTCCCTGGCGTTTAACATAAAAGCCCATGCGGGGGTGCTAAATATAGAGGCGGTAGGTGCTCTTAACGGAAAGGGGAAGCTTGGCCATGTATCCCCCATAGTGGTCACTGTGGAAGCAGACGGTGAAGGAATAGAGGGAAGCCTCACATTGTCAATTGGAGAAGATACATACAACCATAATATAAATATTACGCCGGGTACTGAGAAAGCCTACACTTTTTTAATGCCCGTCAAAAACCCGGTAAAGGATTTTAAGGTTTCTGTGACGGAAAAGGATAAGGCAACAGAAGAAAAAACATTTCCAATAACAATATATGAAAGCAATTATCCGTTTATAGGGGTATTGTCCGGCAATGCGGATAATTACAGATTTTTTACCGAGCTTAAAATAGATCCTCTGGAGACTGCAGGGGCAGAAGTTATAGATTTGAAGAATGTGGAACCGTCCTATCAGATGTTTCAAAATATAAATTTTATAATACTGGATGATTTTAATACTGAAAGCCTCAGCCAAAATTTCATGGAAAACCTGGACAAGTGGCTGAAAAACGGGGGGATTTTATTTTTAGGCAAAGGCAAGTATGAATATAAAAATTTCCAGGGACCTTTTGAAAATATAAAGGATATAACCTACATAGGAAATGGGCTTATAGTGCCTGTGGTTTTTGAGCTGAGCGAAAGAAACAGTATAAATGAATTTCAAAAAATCCTTTTAGAAAACATGAACTATAAAACTCTGAGTTCTTTAACGGAAAAGGCAAACATTAAAGAAACTGTACAAAACATTGAAATGTTAAACAGCCCCGCCCACAGTATACTGAAGGCAGACAGAAATTTGATTTACTTTCTGGTGTGTTTGTTGATTTTATACGGAGCATGCGTAACGGCAATGGTTTTCCTTAAAAAGAGCAGGGCATATATGTGGGCGGGGGTTATAGTCCTCTTTACGGCAGTCACTTATACCGTATATTTCATGGAAGGCTCCGGCGGGCAAA
This genomic window from Oxobacter pfennigii contains:
- a CDS encoding ABC transporter ATP-binding protein produces the protein MIKLDDVFYRYPESSENAVDNINLTIKEGEFVLIAGPSGCGKSTLLRLFNGIVPGFYGGTIGGKVMLKGKDIEHMDRQDILKTVGMVFQDPEKQMVLQDVEREIAFGLENLVMDLDSMKRNVAESMSFLGLNEIRDRKNTEISGGQKQRVAIASVMAMDPDIVAFDEPISQLDPIGGEEVLNSIKRLNRDLGKTVVMVEQRLDRCFHLADRIIFMEDGKIIAEGSPQSIPKIIERKCHLPNITYIFKKSGRDRLPVTIREGREYIKDIEFDYRPQKEHLPLGNVVVEANKVNFEYEKGKKTLKDIDFVLHRGEIMAVMGENGAGKSTFFKIIAGLIEEYNGRIVVNGKNLKKIIMEDRIKKIGYLSQNPNDYFGRSNVFKEVAYTLENIGQYDEKRVKSLLEILNIGHLKDRNPRDLSGGEKQRVAIACTMAADPDIVILDEPTRGMDGESKEQLGSIIRDLSHRGKAVVLITHDSDFAADYATTVTLMFHGEIVAKGWTEDILYGSMYYSPQIAKIFKDKYRIVNSREAIELLKVV
- a CDS encoding ECF transporter S component; protein product: MKRKIKPELIIILFFAVILFLVTYFNVDAAVSVLISCAAIMVSFVIIFEMREIDAKTICILATISAIIGVLRVPFAAIPGVQPVTFMCAVTGYSMGSVNGFMVGAMSAFISNFFLGHGPWTLWQMMGWGLCGAFFGAFKKPIKSGGINVFILLCGLWGYIYGFILNQWYLLQYIRPVTLKAILIGSILSFSYDSMHALGNIVFSRVFGKSFIEVLERYNRRNKIVRIMNDNETESKVRDYA
- a CDS encoding DUF4430 domain-containing protein, with protein sequence MLKKRMLILICLILIVSLTACGRKQGTRVITNNENVKVETESSENNKLEENVDTSIYKDYKGPVQGEIKYQEGRPASQNSQELKASGDIESPYQIDLIVTRDFGYNKMFSKNVGLVKDEVGMEVLFRNLDIQTAYGGGFVNSINGLESKYTFFSGADRSKEDWFYWVNGILAPIGVAEYRPAPGDVIWWDYHEWNTTMFIPAVIGSYPQPFKNGFGGKNPGTVIMYTENFREEGEKLKESLISQGVVSVDILPYNADKVEKPEKYTIIIGSFDDISKDSKRLQDMNWKNKMEGVYVEFEEGKLNALDNTGKVIKSFSKAGAIYATAAGMGSVVPVWLVTGNDEDSIKKAAEVLIEKPESIKNYFQAVIAGDEIIQIPYIQ